The Planctomycetota bacterium genomic sequence CCTCATGGCGGCGATCGCGCTGGGACTCTTCGCCGCCTTCAAGATCCTTTCGGCCGCGGCGGCCCTGCGGGCGGGCGTCCGGCCGCCCGCGGGACGGCTCCTGGCCTACCTTCTCCTCTGGCCGGGAATGGACGCGGAGGCGTTTCTCGGCCCCGCCCGCGTCCCCCCGCCTCCGCCGGCCGCCTGGGCGGGAGCCGCGGCCCGGATCCTCCTCGGAGCCGCCCTCCTCTGGGGAGTCCTCCCCCGGATCCCGTCCTGGCCCGCGGCGCTTCGCGCCTGGATCGGACTCGTGGGGCTCGCCTTTCTCCTGCACTTCGGCCTCTTCCGCCTGGCCGCCCTCTTCTGGCAGGCCCGCGGCGTGCGGGCCGAGCCCCTCATGGACGCCCCCGCCCGGGCCCGGTCGCTCTCCGAGTTCTGGGGACGCCGCTGGAACCGCGCGTTCCGCGACCTGGCCCATCGCTTCGTCTTCGAACCCGTCCGCCGCCGCGCGGGCCCCGGCGTCGCGGGCGGCGCGGCGTTCGCGGTCTCGGGACTTCTCCACGATCTGGCCCTGTCCCTCCCGGCCGGCGGCGGATGGGGCCTTCCCACGGCCTACTTCCTCCTCCAGGCGCTCGGCATCCGCCTGGAACGCTCGGCCTGCGGGCGGCGTCTCGGCCTGGGCCGCGGATTCCGGGGATGGCTTTTCGCCGCCGCCTTCACCGCGGGACCGGCCGCCGCGCTCTTCCATCCGCCCTTCCTGGAGCGGGTCGCGATTCCCTTCCTCCAAGCCTTGGGAGCCTGGTGACATGATCGACGTCGAAACGCTCTTCCGCACGGCGCTTCTCCTGGCCGGCGCGGGCCACTTCGTCCTCCTCGGCGCCAGCGTCCAGGTCCCCGCGCGCCTCCGGTGGCGCGAGGAGCTCGCGCGCCTGTCTCCCTTCAACCGGAAGCTGATGTGGACCTACGGCGGGTTCACCGTGCTGACGATCGTGGCGTTCGGCACCCTCACGCTGATGCTGCGCGAGGAAATGCTCCGCGGGGACCGGGCGGCCGTGGCCCTGGCCGCCTTCATCGGCCTCTACTGGCTCGCCCGGATCCTCGTGGACGTCTTCTGGCTGGGACATTCCGGATGGCCCCGCGGACGCGCCCTGGTCGTGGGCCACGCGCTCCTGGCGGCGCTTTTCGCCTTCCTGGCGGCGACCTATCTGGGACTCGTCCTGCGGCAGATCGCCCTGAGGTGAGCGGGCCCTACCGCCCGGCCGGCGCTTCGTCCCGCTGGAAGGACGACAGCGTCACCGTCACGGAACTGAAGGCGTCGCCGGCGAACGCCAGCGTGAGGCTCTTCGTCTTCACCGAGGGACGCTCCTCCTCGAGGAGCCGCAGAAACTCCACGACCGGCGCGCGCGCCAGGGGCGCGTCCTTCTGCCCGCGAAGGGCCACCCGGTAGGCCGTCTCCTTCCAGCCGCGCGGGGAAAGATCCTGCTTTCCCTCGACGGTGAACGCCCCCTGGGGAATCCCCGCCTGAGCGCGCTTCTTGTCCATGAACTGAAGCAGATCCTCCGCCCCCGACGCCGCCGGCCGCGGCCCGCGCCGCTTGGCCTCCTCGATCGCGCGCTTCATCGTCGCCATCTCGCGGTACTCCGCGAGCGCCCGCTCGAACTCGGCCTTCGCCCGCCCGGCGTCCCGCCGCAGCCAGAGGACCCCTCCCGCCAGCGCGAGCGCCACCGCGCCCGCCGCCACGAGGGCCGCCGTCGACGTCCCGCCCTTCTCCTTCGCCGCGCCCGCCACCGCTATCCTCGCTTCGTCGCCCGCAGCGTGAACTTGTACATCCCGCCTTCCGCCTGCGCCAGGCCGCCCACCCAGTCCGCGCTGCGGAACAGATCCACCGACCGGATCTCCGCCCGCAACACGTCCGCGAACTGGAGATTGCGCACCTTGCCCGACAGCGTCAGCGTCAGGCTCTCGTTGCCCGGGTTCGTGCTCTGCTGGATGTCCAGGGACTCCAGCTCCAGATAAAGCGGCCCGTCGCCGAGCGTCTGGTTCCCGTACTTCTGCTGGAACGACGCCAGCGCCCCGAACAGGAGCCTCCACGCCTCGCGCGCCGACACCCGGATCGGCAGATCCACCGCCGACGTGTCCACCCGAAGGAACATCTCCTTGAGCTTCGGATAGGCCTCGAGCGCGTCCCGCAGGGTCTCGCCCGTCACGAGCTCGCACAGCTCCCGCTGCCGCTCCCGCACGGTCGCCAGGTCGCGCCCGTAGTCCGAGCGGCGGAAATGGAAGTGAAGCCCCATCGCCGCCAGGAGAACAATCACGAGCTCCAGCGTCACCAGCGCCGTCGTCTTCAGGCCCTCGTACTTGCGGCGGTAGAGAAACTCCTCCTGCCGGAAGTCCATCCCCAGCGCGTCCACGCCCGCCCCCTTGAGGGCCAGGCCGAGCGCCGCCGCGAACTTCGAAGAATGCGCCCGGATCTCGGAGGGGGCGGACGGGTCGATCGCCTCCAGCGGATTGAACGTCCGCGCCGGAATCTGCGCGGCCTCCTCGATCCGCCGCCGCGCCTCCTCGTCCTCGAAGCCGCCCGAAAGCAGGATGTGCGAGGGATTGGCCGTGGCGGCCTGCGCGAGCAGGAACCGCGAAATCTCCCGGGCCAGGATCCCGACGAGCGCGTCCTGGACGTCCCGCCCGAGATCGGCGAACTTCCGGGATTGCTCCTCGTCCAGAACGACGATCGCCTCCCCCCCTTCCTCGCCGCCGCCTTCAGGGACCGGCGCGGGGCGGCCCGGCTCCGCCCGCCCCGCGGGA encodes the following:
- a CDS encoding MBOAT family protein — its product is MNIENFGGLPRWALMAAIALGLFAAFKILSAAAALRAGVRPPAGRLLAYLLLWPGMDAEAFLGPARVPPPPPAAWAGAAARILLGAALLWGVLPRIPSWPAALRAWIGLVGLAFLLHFGLFRLAALFWQARGVRAEPLMDAPARARSLSEFWGRRWNRAFRDLAHRFVFEPVRRRAGPGVAGGAAFAVSGLLHDLALSLPAGGGWGLPTAYFLLQALGIRLERSACGRRLGLGRGFRGWLFAAAFTAGPAAALFHPPFLERVAIPFLQALGAW
- the pilM gene encoding pilus assembly protein PilM; the protein is MARSVGIELGQDAVRLLALEVQGRRTRILKAHEAPIEADAERPWEERAAEALRRALSDSGIPRGRAVGSVDSAEAILREVSLPFKSDDQIRKTVRFEMESQIHNFTIEQLVVSHYKTDETEKGALLLAAAVPKAALERRLKAYQKAGVDPVALDLDVAALFNAMKHAGGIDAQTPHLLVHGASKFTKLVFVEGGRPRSIRTIHFSLPAGRAEPGRPAPVPEGGGEEGGEAIVVLDEEQSRKFADLGRDVQDALVGILAREISRFLLAQAATANPSHILLSGGFEDEEARRRIEEAAQIPARTFNPLEAIDPSAPSEIRAHSSKFAAALGLALKGAGVDALGMDFRQEEFLYRRKYEGLKTTALVTLELVIVLLAAMGLHFHFRRSDYGRDLATVRERQRELCELVTGETLRDALEAYPKLKEMFLRVDTSAVDLPIRVSAREAWRLLFGALASFQQKYGNQTLGDGPLYLELESLDIQQSTNPGNESLTLTLSGKVRNLQFADVLRAEIRSVDLFRSADWVGGLAQAEGGMYKFTLRATKRG